The Henckelia pumila isolate YLH828 chromosome 2, ASM3356847v2, whole genome shotgun sequence genome includes a window with the following:
- the LOC140878177 gene encoding uncharacterized protein, whose amino-acid sequence MESSKRFGQPSMIVGKGKEKITSTSIDKTSDGKTMLESTDIETTKTPRGRTHLDNLARQRVLGIRKEIKFNQLGQPIGEAAVEMQSYIGVLAREMVKISYKTWKKVPSAVKELIWESVNLAFDVPPSWKKGCLNSANNKWRQFKANLTQKHILTKLDNLEDLNEPHAGYGLAQDDWRSFVFSRMSNDFMLLSDKQKDARKHNIYPHRLSRKGYARYAEEITNELCDDDEINRAIIWKKGRINKEGGFDGDELNMAVDKIDEYIQKKREGTLQITGPKEDILTKALDSREQGGRVRAIGSHITPTLYFNVGRIWRNDGVEKNLMIDQKKELIEAKKLIAEQDERQKKESIEARKIISEQDERIKKLEAVVYKKSGWENEIDEKGSCSVKLPQLNENQLKVEKSFNIDEDLDDLDIQIVEKSTALQGKSVVLTLESGMDVAYGTVVELNGASKLLHGTHVAWPKDLIVVQENRMKKKICHEENRKDLASNVPRSVRLLYCYCKRALDNGRKLSFLLDHGVFEDEYELNLHLEDINPLYHLEEITGNCVVVYVCIPNWQRTTYDKTGKTEQLNRRASSLADRLSSALVNQFILVPSCSSGHWILTVIEPYKEVVYLFDSLSHRIRDEDWKYVVEM is encoded by the exons ATGGAATCAAGCAAGAGATTTGGACAGCCGTCAATGATTGTTGGGaagggtaaagaaaaaattacATCTACTTCCATTGACAAGACTTCGGATGGTAAGACGATGTTGGAATCTACAGACATTGAAACAACCAAAACACCTAGAGGTCGTACACATCTAGATAATCTTGCTAGGCAAAGAGTTTTGGGAATTCGAAAGGAGATAAAATTCAATCAACTTGGACAACCAATAGGAGAAGCTGCGGTTGAAATGCAAAGTTATATTGGTGTACTTGCTCGAGAAATGGTTAAGATAAGTTACAAGACGTGGAAGAAAGTCCCAAGCGCAGTTAAAGAATTGATATGGGAATCTGTTAAT TTGGCATTTGATGTTCCACCAAGCTGGAAGAAGGGATGTTTGAATTCGGCAAATAATAAGTGGCGCCAGTTTAAAGCCAATCTCACTCAGAAGCACATTTTAACCAAGCTTGATAATCTCGAGGATTTGAATGAACCACATGCTGGCTACGGTCTTGCTCAAGATGATTGGAGATCTTTTGTCTTTAGTCGCATGTCCAACGACTTCATg TTGTTGAGTGACAAACAAAAGGATGCAAGAAAGCATAACATATACCCCCATCGCCTTTCTCGTAAAGGATATGCACGCTATGCTGAAGAAATA acaAATGAATTATGTGACGATGATGAGATAAATAGGGCGATTATATGGAAGAAAGGTCGGATTAATAAAGAAGGGGGATTCGATGGCGATGAGTTGAACATGGCAGTGGACAAGATT GATGAGTACATACAAAAAAAGCGTGAGGGAACATTGCAAATTACAGGGCCGAAAGAAGACATACTTACGAAAGCACTTGATTCAAGAGAGCAAGGTGGTCGTGTGAGAGCTATTGGAAGTCATATCACTCCAACATTATATTTTAATGTTGGTAGAATATGGAGGAATGATGGTGTTGAAAAAAATCTAATGATTGACCAAAAGAAGGAGTTGATTGAGGCCAAGAAATTAATCGCAGAACAAGATGAACGACAAAAGAAGGAGTCAATTGAGGCTAGGAAAATAATCTCAGAACAAGATGAACGGATAAAGAAACTAGAAGCAGTTGTCTACAAAAAAAGTGGATGGGAAAATGAGATCGATGAAAAAGGCAGTTGCTCAGTAAAGTTACCACAATTAAATGAAAACCAATTGAAAGTTGAAAAGAGTTTTAATATTGATGAAGATTTGGATGATCTTGACATACAAATTGTGGAGAAATCTACTGCATTACAG GGAAAATCAGTTGTTTTAACATTGGAATCTGGCATGGATGTTGCTTATGGAACAGTTGTCGAGCTCAATGGAGCATCTAAATTGCTTCATG GAACACACGTGGCTTGGCCAAAAGACTTGATAGTAGTGCAAGAG AATCGTATGAAGAAGAAAATTTGTCATGAAGAAAACAGAaaggatttggcatcaaatgtGCCAAGATCAGTGCGCCTGTTGTACTGTTACTGTAAGCGTGCTCTTGACAATGGACGGAAATTGTCTTTTCTTTTAGATCATGGAGTATTTGAGGATGAATATGAACTTAACTTGCACCTAGAGGACATTAATCCTTTGTATCACTTGGAGGAAATTACTGGAAATTGTGTGGTTGTCTACGTATG CATCCCAAATTGGCAAAGAACCACATACGACAAAACAGGTAAAACTGAACAGTTGAACCGGAGGGCGAGTTCTCTAGCGGATAGGCTGAGTAGTGCATTGGTAAATCAATTTATTTTGGTCCCAAGTTGTAGCAG TGGCCATTGGATTCTCACTGTTATTGAACCTTACAAGGAGGTGGTTTATCTTTTTGATTCTTTAAGTCATCGCATTCGTGATGAGGATTGGAAATATGTTGTTGAAATGTGA
- the LOC140878178 gene encoding uncharacterized protein has translation MDKEWMSKNRLSKEYDVGVESFLKFALKNSNNPDAIPCPCARCGNLKKKNVETIRAHLYFNGIDLTYHTWIWHGERSTTGYSINDNDRVRQDEQKSCDDEPIDMVQAVYDSCAENPNQFNKLLEDVEKPLYPGCTKFTKLSAVVKLFNLKAKYSWSDKSFTDLLSLFGEMLPVDNELPLSLYDAKKSLRALGMDYVKIHACPNDCILYRKEYEDFANCPTCGISRWKLGNKSMVKEGVPAKVLWYFPPIPRFRRMFQNKAISKELTWHAYKRIRDGYLRHPADAPSWKLVDHLWPDFKSEDRNLRLAISADGINPHSLMSSTYSCWPVLMITYNLPPWLCMKRKFMMLTLLISGPRQPGNDIDVYLAPLIEDLKCLWDFGVETYDAYREETFSLRAVLLWTINDFPAYGNLSGCVVKGYHACPICAEKTYSTRLKHSRKMSYTGHRRFLPSCHPYRRQKKAFNGSQEFDPAPEPLTGHEVLERVERINFQPGKMSGKIHTKKDDGKPCWKKKSIFFELEYWKHLHVRHVLDVMHIEKNVCESLISTLLDIPGKTKDGVAARLDLVEMNIRTDLAPRMGEKKTFLPAACYTLSKDEKKSICNSLSGIKVPDGYSSNFKNLVSMKDLKLVGLKSHDYHTLMQQLLPVAIRGVLPKHVRAAITRLCFFFNELYSKVIDVSKLDGMQREIVIILCLLEKYFPPSFFDIMIHLTVHLVREVKLCGPVWYRHMYPSERFMKILKGYVRNRNRPEGCIAECYIAEEAVEFCSDYLSNVHTIGIPSRHREVELTRPLSGSAVHSTSLDELHQAHLHVLANDIEIDPYIEEHMMELNARFPYKAKSKKWLQDEHNRTFVNWLRDRVARVDHSTHQISERLKWIARGPNKKVLKYSSYLIDGVTYATKERDHIRVTQNSGVSLVAKTMQVASAKDKNPIVSDMVFYGVIEEIWELDYHKFQVPVFKCNWVENNNGIKVDDFGVTLVNLNRIGFKSDSFILGSQAKQVFYIEDPEDHAWSVVLATPSRESFEYGNGDELEDSVIHYQSVSRGLPSMDVDVADDNEPPCIREDCDGTWINNV, from the exons ATGGATAAAGAGTGGATGTCAAAGAATAGATTATCAAAAGAATATGATGTTGGGGTAGAGTCTTTCTTGAAGTTTGCACTGAAAAACTCCAACAATCCTGATGCAATACCTTGCCCATGTGCAAGATGTGGTAATCTGAAGAAGAAAAATGTTGAAACTATAAGGGCACACTTGTATTTCAATGGTATAGACTTGACATATCATACATGGATATGGCATGGGGAAAGATCTACTACAGGGTACTCAATAAATGATAATGATCGAGTCAGGCAAGATGAACAAAAATCTTGTGACGATGAACCTATAGATATGGTACAGGCTGTATACGATAGTTGTGCTGAGAATCCAAACCAATTCAATAAGCTACTTGAAGATGTCGAGAAACCTTTATATCCTGGATGTACTAAATTCACAAAGTTATCTGCAGTTGTGAAATTATTTAACTTGAAGGCAAAATATAGTTGGAGTGATAAAAGTTTCACTGATCTATTGAGTTTGTTTGGAGAAATGCTTCCGGTTGACAATGAATTGCCTTTATCTTTGTACGATGCTAAGAAAAGTTTACGTGCATTAGGTATGGATTATGTGAAAATTCATGCTTGCCCTAATGATTGTATCTTATATCGGAAGGAGTACGAAGATTTTGCAAATTGCCCTACTTGTGGGATATCAAGGTGGAAGTTGGGCAACAAATCTATGGTGAAGGAAGGAGTTCCTGCAAAGGTATTGTGGTATTTCCCACCTATTCCAAGATTTAGAAGAATGTTTCAGAATAAGGCGATATCCAAAGAGTTAACTTGGCATGCTTATAAAAGAATTCGTGATGGATATTTACGTCATCCAGCTGATGCACCATCTTGGAAATTAGTTGATCACCTCTGGCCTGATTTTAAGTCTGAGGACAGAAATCTTAGATTGGCTATATCAGCAGACGGGATCAATCCCCATAGTTTGATGAGTTCTACATATAGTTGTTGGCCAGTTTTGATGATCACGTACAACCTTCCTCCGTGGTTATGTATGAAGAGAAAATTTATGATGCTAACTTTGTTGATTTCTGGTCCTAGGCAACCGGGAAATGATATCGATGTTTACTTAGCACCTTTGATCGAAGACTTAAAATGCCTATGGGATTTTGGTGTCGAAACTTATGACGCATATCGAGAAGAAACTTTCTCTCTTAGAGCTGTTCTATTATGGACAATCAATGATTTCCCAGCATATGGGAATTTGTCAGGATGTGTTGTGAAAGGATATCATGCATGTCCTATTTGTGCGGAGAAAACATATTCGACAAGGTTGAAGCACAGTAGAAAAATGTCATATACAGGCCACAGAAGGTTTTTACCTTCATGTCATCCTTATCGAAGGCAAAAGAAGGCATTTAATGGGAGTCAAGAGTTTGACCCCGCACCAGAACCATTGACTGGGCATGAAGTGCTAGAAAGAGTTGAGAGAATTAACTTTCAGCCTGGAAAAATGAGTGGAAAGATTCATACAAAGAAAGATGATGGAAAACCTTGTTGGAAAAAGAAATCCATATTCTTTGAACTTGAATATTGGAAACACTTACATGTTCGACATGTTCTTGACGTGATGCACATTGAAAAAAATGTCTGTGAAAGTCTCATCAGTACATTACTTGACATTCCAGGAAAAACAAAAGATGGTGTAGCAGCTAGATTAGACCTTGTGGAAATGAACATAAGGACCGACTTGGCACCAAGGATGGGAGAGAAGAAAACTTTTTTGCCAGCCGCCTGTTACACTTTAAGTAAGGATGAGAAAAAAAGtatttgcaattctttgtcAGGAATAAAAGTCCCCGATGGTTActcatcaaattttaaaaatcttgtgtcgatgaaggatttgaaaCTTGTTGGCCTTAAGTCACACGACTATCACACTTTAATGCAACAATTGCTTCCAGTAGCCATACGTGGTGTATTGCCAAAACATGTCAGAGCTGCTATCACTAggttgtgcttcttcttcaatGAGTTATATAGTAAAGTGATAGACGTCTCAAAGTTGGATGGCATGCAAAGAGAGATTGTGATTATATTGTGTTTACTTGAAAAGTATTTCCCCCCATCATTTTTTGATATAATGATTCATTTAACTGTTCATCTTGTGCGGGAGGTAAAATTGTGTGGACCAGTTTGGTATAGGCATATGTACCCATCTGAAAGATTCATGAAGATTTTGAAAGGTTATGTGCGCAATCGTAATCGACCTGAAGGATGTATAGCTGAATGTTATATCGCTGAGGAGGCTGTCGAATTTTGCTCTGACTATCTTTCTAATGTTCACACAATTGGGATACCATCAAGGCATCGAGAAGTAGAACTTACCAGGCCTTTATCGGGATCAGCAGTGCACTCCACTAGTCTTGATGAGTTGCATCAAGCACATCTCCATGTATTGGCAAATGATATTGAGATTGATCCTTATATCGA GGAACACATGATGGAGTTGAATGCAAGATTTCCTTATAAAGCTAAGTCTAAGAAGTGGTTACAAGATGAGCACAATCGAACGTTTGTTAACTGGTTACGTGATAGA gttGCACGTGTGGACCATTCCACACATCAAATATCAGAAAGATTGAAGTGGATAGCACGCGGACCTAACAAGAAAGTGTTAAAGTATTCCAGTTATTTGATTGACGGGGTTACTTATGCTACAAAAGAGCGTGATCATATACGAGTTACTCAGAACTCTGGCGTAAGCTTAGTTGCGAAGACGATGCAAGTTGCTAGTGCAAAGGATAAAAATCCAATTGTTTCAGACATGGTTTTTTACGGAGTTATTGAAGAGATTTGGGAACTTGATTACCATAAATTTCAAGTTCCAGTGTTTAAGTGTAATTGGGTTGAGAATAATAATGGTATTAAAGTCGATGATTTTGGTGTCACGTTGGTAAATCTCAATAGAATCGGATTCAAATCTGATTCTTTTATCTTGGGCAGTCAAGCAAAGCAAGTATTTTATATTGAAGATCCTGAAGATCATGCATGGAGTGTTGTACTTGCAACTCCTAGTAGAGAGTCATTTGAATATGGAAATGGTGATGAATTGGAAGACAGTGTAATCCACTATCAATCTGTTAGTAGAGGGCTGCCATCAATGGACGTTGACGTAGCTGATGATAATGAACCACCATGCATTCGTGAAGATTGTGATGGGACTTGGATCAACAATGTTTAA